AAGCAGATAGCGAGCCCGGCGCGAAGGGGTTTTCAGCGTCTGATAGGCCTCGTTCAGATTCGCCGAGCGCTCAATGGCGTACCGCTGCTCCGTCTCACCCGCATCGGCGAACCGATCAGGGTGAACCTTGCGGGCGAGCTCGCGATAACGAGACGAAAGCATGTCCAGATCGAGATCGAACGCGGGCTGCAATTCGAACAGCGCAAAGTGACAAAGAGTTCCCACAGCGTCCTCAGATATTGAAGCTCTCGCCGCAGCCACATTCGCCACGGACGTTGGGATTGTTGAACTTGAAGCCTTCGTTCAACCCCTCGCGGACGAAGTCGAGCTCCGTCCCATCGAGGTACACCAGGCTTTTCGGATCGATGATGACTTTCACGCCGTGGCTGTCGAAGATCGAATCTTCCGCAGCCGCCTCATCGACGAATTCCAGGACATACGCCAGGCCGGAACACCCGGTGGTGCGCACCCCCAACCGAACGCCAAGGCCCTTGCCGCGCCCTTCCAACGAACGGCGTACGTGATTGGCTGCGGCAGTCGTCATGCTGATAGCCATCGATACCCCCTTAGGCCTGAGGCAACCCTTTCTTCTCACGGTAGTCGCGAACGGCCGCCTTGATTGCGTCCTCCGCCAACACCGAACAGTGAATTTTCACCGGCGGCAACGCCAGCTCTTCAGCCAGCTGGGTGTTCTTGATGGTTTCCGCCTCCTCCAGCGTCTTGCCCTTCATCCACTCAGTGGCGAGGGAGCTCGAGGCAATGGCCGAGCCGCAGCCATAGGTCTTGAACTTGGCATCTTCGATGATGCCCTGCTCGTTGACCTTGATCTGCAAGCGCATCACGTCGCCGCACGCAGGCGCGCCGACCATACCGGTACCGATGGAAGGATCCTCAGCGTCGAACTTGCCGACGTTGCGGGGATTTTCGTAATGGTCAATGACCTTGTCACTGTATGCCATGGTGCAATCCTCATTGAATCAGGCTATGTGGAACTCGACGGATCAGTGGGCAGCCCACTCGACCTTGGAGATGTCGACGCCATCCTTGAACATGTCCCACAAGGGTGAAAGCTCACGCAATTTGGTAACCGCCTCGCTGACCTTCTGCGCGGCGTAATCAACTTCTTCTTCGGTGGTGAAGCGGCCGAAATTGAAACGGATCGAGCTGTGCGCCAGCTCATCGTTTCGACCGAGTGCACGCAATACGTAGGACGGCTCCAGCGAAGCGGACGTGCACGCTGAACCAGAGGAAACCGCCAGGTCCTTGAGCGCCATGATCAGCGACTCGCCCTCGACGTAGTTGAAGCTCAGGTTCAGGTTGTGCGGCACCCGGGAGGTCATGCTGCCGTTCACGTACAGTTCTTCCAGATGCTCGACCTGCTTGAAGAAACGGTCACGCAGCTTGGCGATGCGCTCGCTCTCCGCTGCCATTTCTTCCTTGGCAATGCGGAAAGCCTCGCCCATGCCCACCGACTGGTGCGGTGCAAGCGTACCCGAACGCATACCGCGCTCATGGCCGCCACCATGCATCTGGGCTTCGAGGCGCACACGCGGCTTGCGACGCACATACAACGCTCCGACACCTTTGGGGCCATATGTCTTGTGCGCCGAGAATGACATCAAATCGACCTTCATCTTTTCCAGATCGATTTCGACCTTGCCGGTTGATTGAGCGGCATCGACATGGAACAGCACACCACGCGCACGGGTCAGTTCGCCGATGGCCGCGATGTCGTTGATCGTGCCGATCTCGTTGTTCACATGCATGATGGACACC
This DNA window, taken from Stutzerimonas stutzeri, encodes the following:
- the iscA gene encoding iron-sulfur cluster assembly protein IscA — translated: MAISMTTAAANHVRRSLEGRGKGLGVRLGVRTTGCSGLAYVLEFVDEAAAEDSIFDSHGVKVIIDPKSLVYLDGTELDFVREGLNEGFKFNNPNVRGECGCGESFNI
- the iscU gene encoding Fe-S cluster assembly scaffold IscU — protein: MAYSDKVIDHYENPRNVGKFDAEDPSIGTGMVGAPACGDVMRLQIKVNEQGIIEDAKFKTYGCGSAIASSSLATEWMKGKTLEEAETIKNTQLAEELALPPVKIHCSVLAEDAIKAAVRDYREKKGLPQA
- a CDS encoding IscS subfamily cysteine desulfurase; this encodes MKLPIYLDYSATTPVDPRVAEKMIECLTAEGNFGNPASRSHAFGWRAEEAVENARRQVAELVNADPREIVWTSGATESDNLAIKGAAHFYASKGKHIVTSKIEHKAVLDTARQLEREGFEVTYIEPGEDGLITPAMVEAALRDDTVLVSIMHVNNEIGTINDIAAIGELTRARGVLFHVDAAQSTGKVEIDLEKMKVDLMSFSAHKTYGPKGVGALYVRRKPRVRLEAQMHGGGHERGMRSGTLAPHQSVGMGEAFRIAKEEMAAESERIAKLRDRFFKQVEHLEELYVNGSMTSRVPHNLNLSFNYVEGESLIMALKDLAVSSGSACTSASLEPSYVLRALGRNDELAHSSIRFNFGRFTTEEEVDYAAQKVSEAVTKLRELSPLWDMFKDGVDISKVEWAAH